A genomic region of Thermococcus sp. JdF3 contains the following coding sequences:
- a CDS encoding Lrp/AsnC family transcriptional regulator: MRMGLDETDKKILSILQKNSRTPLREISKEVGLAESTVYERIKKLKDRGIIRKFTVILDPDSLGFQILAFILIKSKAGMYAHVANELKQHPQIVEIYETTGDYDMLVKIRTGGSDELNEFLDTIGEIDGVVATHTMVVLKIHKETTELPL; the protein is encoded by the coding sequence ATGCGAATGGGTTTGGACGAGACTGACAAGAAAATCCTCTCCATCCTCCAGAAGAACAGCAGAACGCCCCTGAGGGAGATTTCCAAGGAGGTCGGGCTGGCGGAGTCAACGGTCTACGAGAGGATCAAGAAACTGAAGGATCGGGGCATAATAAGGAAGTTCACGGTCATACTTGACCCCGACTCCCTCGGTTTCCAGATCCTGGCGTTCATCCTCATAAAATCCAAGGCCGGTATGTACGCTCACGTCGCCAACGAGCTCAAGCAGCACCCCCAGATCGTCGAGATATACGAGACCACCGGCGACTACGACATGCTGGTCAAAATCCGAACCGGCGGGAGCGACGAGCTCAACGAGTTTCTCGACACCATCGGTGAGATCGACGGCGTAGTGGCAACCCATACCATGGTCGTCCTCAAGATACACAAGGAGACCACGGAGCTTCCTCTCTGA
- the pfpI gene encoding deglycase PfpI: protein MRVLFLSADEFEDLELIYPLHRLKEEGHEVYVASFERGRLTGKHGYSVNVDLAFDEVDPDEFDALVLPGGKAPEIVRLNEKAVEITRKMFEAGKPVASICHGPQILISAGVLKGRKGTSTVTIRDDVRNAGAEWVDEPVVVDGNWVSSRHPGDLYAWMREFVKLLR, encoded by the coding sequence ATGAGGGTGCTGTTTCTCAGTGCGGACGAGTTCGAAGACCTGGAGCTTATATACCCCCTCCACAGGCTCAAGGAGGAGGGACACGAGGTCTATGTGGCGAGCTTTGAGAGGGGGAGACTAACCGGCAAGCACGGCTATTCCGTGAACGTTGACTTGGCCTTTGACGAGGTCGACCCGGACGAGTTCGACGCCCTCGTCCTGCCCGGGGGAAAGGCGCCTGAGATAGTCCGGCTCAACGAGAAGGCAGTTGAGATAACCAGGAAGATGTTCGAGGCCGGAAAGCCGGTGGCGAGCATCTGCCACGGCCCGCAGATACTCATCTCGGCGGGCGTACTGAAGGGCAGGAAGGGAACGAGCACGGTAACCATCAGGGACGACGTGAGAAACGCCGGGGCCGAGTGGGTGGACGAGCCGGTGGTCGTTGACGGCAACTGGGTGAGCTCAAGGCACCCCGGCGACCTCTACGCCTGGATGAGGGAGTTTGTTAAGCTCCTCCGCTGA
- a CDS encoding PspC domain-containing protein has product MTEKLIRSGENRILLGVLGGIAEHLNVDPTLVRLIFVVLLVFNPVAMTLLYFLAALIIPEEGEEAEEPLADRLGNLVDETGERLGEVFSGNENSKAIALLLIVLGAILLAGPFMPFLLPAVDFRTLLAVAFLVMGIILLMRGD; this is encoded by the coding sequence ATGACGGAGAAACTCATACGTTCAGGGGAGAACAGAATCCTCCTCGGTGTACTCGGCGGCATAGCCGAGCACCTCAACGTTGACCCCACCCTTGTAAGGCTGATCTTCGTGGTTCTTCTGGTGTTCAACCCCGTCGCCATGACATTGCTCTACTTCCTTGCGGCGCTCATAATACCCGAGGAGGGCGAAGAGGCTGAGGAACCCCTGGCAGACAGGCTCGGAAACCTGGTGGACGAGACGGGGGAAAGGCTGGGGGAGGTCTTCTCCGGAAACGAAAACTCGAAGGCAATCGCCCTCCTGCTGATAGTGCTGGGCGCAATACTGCTGGCCGGCCCCTTCATGCCGTTCCTCCTGCCTGCGGTGGACTTCAGAACCCTGCTGGCGGTGGCCTTCCTCGTTATGGGAATAATACTCCTCATGAGGGGTGATTGA